GCGGGGCCCCATTGCGGAGCGCCGACCAGCGCCAGATTGTCATAGGTCGCCTGCGAGATCACATGATTGGCAAGGCCCGGCCGACTCTTAGCCACCCAGGTCTTCTTCCATTTGCAGAAGGTCGCCAGCGCGGCGGCCGCGGCGTTGTTGTCCATCACATTGCTGATGATCTCCGCCTGCTCCACGGAATCAGTCCGCAGCATGTAATTGATCTGCGAGATCTGGGGCGTGAGGTTGTCGGCGGTCGCCTGCCCTGCGGTGAGGATCGCCTCGTTGAAACTCCACAGGCCCGTGAAGGGCAGCATGGAGCGGCGCAGGCTTTCGTTCAGCGAATAGAAATGCATCAAGGCGTCGTTGGCACCGGGCGCGCGGGCCGCGAGATGGTTCTGCGGGATCGGGCTGTATTTGTCCGACGCGATCCAATCCTGAGGTGTCTCACAGGTGAAGGTATAGATGTAGTTGTAGCCGACACCGCAATGCGTATCCCAGATCGTGGTGTTGACCATGGGCAGCATATAGGCGGGATGGAACGAGACCGCGGCATCGAGGTCGTCATAATAGCCCTTGGCGGCGTGGATCGGCTTCGATGCGCGGACCTTCTCGGCCGGCTCACCAAAAACCTTGAGCGTGCCGGTGATGCCGTACTTCTCCATGGCGGCCTTGGTCGCAAGCGCTCCGGCGAATGCGCTCATGCCGAGGGCCGAATGCGGGTCGGTATGACCGGGCGCATATTTGGAGAGGCCTTTGCGCGGCTCCTGTTTCGTGCTGGCTGCCTGGCAATTGCCGGGGACGGCGTCATATTCGACATAGGTGGCGATGGTGGGTCCGTTGCCGTTCTTCCAAGTTGCCATGAAGGCCGTCGGCATGCCCCCGGACCCGGCCTCGACCTCAAATCCCTCGGCCCGCAGCTTCTCGACATACCAGGCGGAGGATCTGTATTCGCGAAAAGCGGGCTCGGCAAAGTGCCAGATGATCTGGTGCCAGTCGGAAAGGTCCTGCGCGTGGTTCGCCACCCATTCGAGGACGAATTGCTTCTGGCTGTCCGCGCCACTCATGATGATCACCTACCCGATTCTGAGAAATTTGCCGGATGCTAGCGCAGAGATGTGGGACGATCTATGCCGACCTCTTCCTGGCTTCCTTGGCATAAAGATACGTCGCCAACAGTACCCACCGCCGTGCGTTTGCTGCCTTGCCAGGCTTTGCCTGCAGCGGCGTCGTATAGTGCCAGAACGGCAGCCGATAGATGGTGAGGAAGCCAAGGCCGCTCACCGGCACCATCTCGGTGAAATGCCCGCCCTTGGCGTAGACGAGATACTGATGCTCGACTGCCTTCGAAGCAAGGGAGAGATGGAGGTCGAGATAGCCGCCGGCCGCGCGCGCATTCTCTGGGTGATGATCGTTATGGGGACCGGCATAGTCACCGGGACCGTAGCAGAGAACCTGCTGACCGCTCTTGCGGTCGAGGTTGCGGCCGACAAGCTGTTCGGCAAACGCCGCCAGACTTTCCGATTTCAGCAGGTCGACGACACCCAGCTCCTGCGCGCGCAGCGACGCGGCATCACGCTTGCGCTCAATATAGGCGGTGCTGACGCGCACCGTCTTGGGCAGCCATTCCTCGTAATTGTGCTTCATCTCCCAGATCGTTTCCGGCGGGATCGGATCGCTCATCGGCGACAGCAAGGGACGCAGATGCTCCTCCAACGCGCGGCGTAAACTCTCTGCCTTGCTCTTGGAGATCATGCCGTCGAGGGCGAGGAAGCGGCGCCTGGGATCAGCCAAAGCGCCGCAAATCTCCGCCTTGCCGCCCAGAATTCTGCGGCCGGCGGGTGTCAGGAGATCTTCGAACTCGCGCGGGATCAGGTCCCGCTTGCTCACATCGCCTCCAGCTCGTCGATGAAGCCGGAGACGACACCAAGGCCCTTCGACCAGAAGGCAGGATCAGCGGCATCGAGCCCGAAGGGTGCCAGCAATTCCTTGTGCCGCTTGGTGCCGCCCGCCCGCAGCATGTCGAGATACTTCTCGGCAAAGCCTTCATTGGCGCCGCGATAGACCGCATAGAGCGAATTCACCAGGCAATCGCCGAAGGCATAGGCATAGACATAGAAAGGCACATGGATGAAATGCGGAATATAGGACCAATAGACGCCATAGGCGCTGTCCTTATCGAGCTTGATACCGCTGCCCAGGGCTTCACGCTGGGTCTCCAACCATATTTCCGCAATGCGCACCGGCATCACCTCGCCTGACCGGCGCTCGGCATGGAGCACCGTTTCGAAATTGTGCATGGCGATCTGGCGCACGACGGTGTTGAGCATATCCTCGACCTTGCCGGCGAGCAGGATGCGCCGCTTGGCCGGGTCCTTCTCGCGCGCGAGCAGGGACTGGAAGGTCAACATCTCGCCGAACACAGAGGCCGTTTCCGCCAAAGTGAGCGGCGTGTCGGCGAGCAGAGCGCCCTGCGGCCCGGCCAGGACCTGATGGACGCCATGACCGAGTTCATGGGCCAGCGTCATCACATCGCGGGTGCGGCCATGATAGTTGAGCAGCAGATAGGGATGGGCCGATGGCACGGTCGGATGGGCAAAGGCGCCCGGATCCTT
This genomic interval from Rhodospirillaceae bacterium contains the following:
- a CDS encoding amidohydrolase — protein: MSGADSQKQFVLEWVANHAQDLSDWHQIIWHFAEPAFREYRSSAWYVEKLRAEGFEVEAGSGGMPTAFMATWKNGNGPTIATYVEYDAVPGNCQAASTKQEPRKGLSKYAPGHTDPHSALGMSAFAGALATKAAMEKYGITGTLKVFGEPAEKVRASKPIHAAKGYYDDLDAAVSFHPAYMLPMVNTTIWDTHCGVGYNYIYTFTCETPQDWIASDKYSPIPQNHLAARAPGANDALMHFYSLNESLRRSMLPFTGLWSFNEAILTAGQATADNLTPQISQINYMLRTDSVEQAEIISNVMDNNAAAAALATFCKWKKTWVAKSRPGLANHVISQATYDNLALVGAPQWGPAAIEVAQEMQRNLGLEPMARPFLPATEELISPQECERLMRKQMPEWQQYLTSDDYPDYTWHCPTVRLIVARPMLSAPKGYTYPDWVANALGGIPATIDPMIQSAGKTIAATLLDLFTKPDLRAAAKAEFDERTGGGIGGSKWMAPLLPKDFKVPHQYRWPEYITTARGEEWTIPYRDDE